The window GCGAGACGTGGCTCGAGACGGTCGTCCCCTTCCTCGAGTCGCTCGGCATCGAGACGCCGGTGTCTGACAGCCACGAGGTGACGGAGAACGACCTCCCCGAGGTGCGTGGACGGGACGGCACCCACACCGACGAGTGGTTCGACCTCTACGACGAGTTCACCCACACCTACCGCGAACTCGGGCGTACGAGCGCGGATCGGATTATGGCAGATCCAGACGACGAGTAACGACGATCCGACCACCAAGGTTTCATCACTATGACCGACGACACAACACCCACTGACCCCTCGAAGGCCGCCGTAGACGGTCGTCACGACGTCGACGTCGCGTTCAATCCCGACGCCGACGCCGGGGCGACTCCCTGTGCGTACACCGAGTACGTCGAACGCGGCGACGTCGACGGCCTCCCGGCGACCGGAGAGGACGCCACAGGCCTCGAGCGCGCCGTCTGGGACGCCCTCTACGCGGTCGAAGACCCGGAGATGCCCGTCTCCATCGTCGACCTCGGGCTGATCTACGGCGTCGAACTCGAGGCCGACTCAAGCGACGAGGAGACGGCTGCAGGCGCTACTGCGGAGAACGACGCCCACGTTCGCGTCATCATGACGCTCACCTACACCGGCTGTCCGGCCCGAAAGATGCTCACCGAAGAAGTACGAGAAGCAGCGGCCTCGCCCGACGGCGTCGCCTCGGCCGAGCTCGAACTCGTCTGGAGCCCCGAGTGGTCGCTCGATATGGTGACCGACCAGGGGAAAACCGACCTGCGCGAATTCGGACTGAGTGTCTAACATGCGACGAACGACCGATCCCAGCGTGCAGACGACCGGCGACGAAACCGGTGCGGAGTGTCCGTACTGTGGCTCGACGAATACCGTACGCGAACACCCGAGGGGGCCCTCGTTGTGCCGGTCGATGCACTACTGTCAGGGCTGTGAGCAGCCGTTCGAGAAGTTCGAGTAACGGATTTCGGCAGGTCACCCTCGAGCAATAGTGTGGGTGCTGGTGACACTCGAGTATCCGAAACAGTACGCTTAGGAGACTCCATTTCCTACGTTCTTGCGTGAATCGTCGTAGCGTCCTCCAAACGGCCAGCGTCGCCGCGCTCGCAAGCGTCGCCGGCTGCCTGAGCGGGGTACGAGATCATTTTACTGGCGAGTTTCGGACGAACGCCCCCATAGAGATTTACAGCGAGGCGGAGCTCCCATACAACATCGTGGTCGAGGCCCACGAACAGGGAACGGGGAGACAGACCTACGACCA of the Natronosalvus vescus genome contains:
- the paaD gene encoding 1,2-phenylacetyl-CoA epoxidase subunit PaaD: MTDDTTPTDPSKAAVDGRHDVDVAFNPDADAGATPCAYTEYVERGDVDGLPATGEDATGLERAVWDALYAVEDPEMPVSIVDLGLIYGVELEADSSDEETAAGATAENDAHVRVIMTLTYTGCPARKMLTEEVREAAASPDGVASAELELVWSPEWSLDMVTDQGKTDLREFGLSV
- the paaE gene encoding 1,2-phenylacetyl-CoA epoxidase subunit PaaE, translated to MRRTTDPSVQTTGDETGAECPYCGSTNTVREHPRGPSLCRSMHYCQGCEQPFEKFE